A single window of Sinorhizobium sp. RAC02 DNA harbors:
- a CDS encoding GNAT family N-acetyltransferase, with protein MSKIVGARLYLARCTSDDRSDFLALEQDAEVMRYLNGGAVDHSRTDPDHVEFLMPRGDESFVWTARSQPNAAFIGWFSLFPQSDTVAEIGFRLCRRQWGSGLATEGAALLLAWGFEQGGYKTVLGTTMTVNQRSRRVLEKIGMTHIGTDHLAYRHPIPGSEQGDVRYELTSSIWRSQVSQGSASVS; from the coding sequence ATGAGTAAGATTGTTGGAGCGAGGCTGTACCTAGCCCGCTGCACGTCGGACGACCGCTCAGACTTTCTGGCGTTGGAGCAGGATGCTGAAGTCATGCGATACCTCAATGGTGGCGCCGTTGATCATTCACGGACCGACCCTGATCATGTTGAGTTTCTCATGCCACGTGGTGACGAATCGTTTGTATGGACAGCACGAAGCCAACCAAACGCAGCCTTCATAGGCTGGTTCTCGCTCTTTCCGCAGAGTGACACAGTCGCAGAGATCGGATTTCGCCTCTGTCGCCGTCAATGGGGCTCAGGTCTTGCGACTGAAGGAGCGGCGTTGCTGCTGGCATGGGGTTTCGAACAGGGTGGATATAAAACCGTTCTTGGCACGACAATGACCGTCAACCAACGCTCCCGCCGCGTCCTGGAGAAGATTGGAATGACACATATCGGAACCGACCATCTTGCCTATCGCCATCCTATTCCCGGCTCCGAGCAAGGAGATGTCCGCTACGAGTTAACCTCGTCCATTTGGCGGTCGCAGGTGTCTCAGGGGTCGGCGTCGGTCAGTTAG
- a CDS encoding ImuA family protein — translation MPITAANPVISELQDRIRRLEGGVARKGEVLSFEIAEIDAKLPGGGLACGALHEVAGGGADAVHGAAAALFVAGIVARTKGDILWCLTRPDLFAPALAQAGLHHDRVIYVEADREEDVLTNFEEGLRFGGLGAVVAELVRLPMTASRRLQLAAEASGTIGIALRRWRRPTEAADFGQPTAATTRWRISVLPSEPLPVSGIGRARWLAELIRARAGEAAEFEIGACDATGRISLSPHARDGQDQARRSQNFG, via the coding sequence ATGCCAATCACTGCCGCCAACCCCGTCATTTCCGAGCTTCAGGACCGCATCCGGCGGCTTGAAGGCGGAGTTGCGCGCAAGGGCGAGGTGCTGTCGTTCGAAATAGCTGAGATCGATGCAAAGCTTCCCGGTGGCGGGCTGGCCTGCGGCGCCTTGCACGAGGTGGCCGGCGGTGGCGCCGATGCCGTGCATGGCGCGGCCGCCGCTCTGTTCGTCGCCGGGATCGTCGCGCGCACGAAGGGCGACATCCTGTGGTGCCTGACACGGCCGGATCTGTTTGCGCCGGCATTGGCACAGGCGGGGCTTCACCATGATCGGGTGATCTATGTCGAGGCCGACCGGGAAGAGGACGTGCTCACGAATTTCGAAGAGGGCCTGCGTTTTGGCGGGCTTGGCGCCGTCGTTGCCGAGCTTGTGCGCCTGCCCATGACCGCCTCACGGCGCCTGCAGCTGGCGGCCGAGGCTTCAGGAACAATCGGGATTGCGCTTCGGCGATGGCGGCGCCCGACAGAGGCGGCTGATTTCGGGCAGCCGACGGCGGCCACGACACGATGGCGCATCAGCGTCCTGCCTTCCGAACCGCTTCCCGTGTCGGGCATCGGGCGGGCGCGGTGGCTGGCGGAATTGATCAGAGCAAGGGCGGGAGAAGCCGCAGAATTTGAAATAGGTGCCTGCGATGCCACGGGTCGTATCAGTCTTTCTCCCCACGCTCGCGACGGACAGGATCAGGCGCGCCGATCCCAGAATTTCGGCTGA
- a CDS encoding DUF2066 domain-containing protein, whose product MQDIKIWAALSLSLLIPAPQVEARQIDDLYVARAIVTGQGEKNRQPGFRDCLERVLIRVSGDQRLPKNPGYERLRASAGGYVSSFSYRDRLAGKAIHDEQGTYDRPHDLICRYDLAVINNVLAKLGSRPWLEKRPTLAVFLDVQPNGSPYRVSPVDPRDLAMRESFALGAEPMAMEVRFPAQGDIDAWALGPAAHELSERAEAVGADLPLVGRLMWSDADLGWVATWRLSAGGMEQRWTVRGVNFDEAFRVAVRGVAQIRSGNGSP is encoded by the coding sequence ATGCAGGACATCAAGATATGGGCGGCCCTGTCGCTCTCTTTGCTGATACCAGCGCCACAGGTAGAGGCGCGCCAGATCGACGACCTCTATGTTGCTAGGGCAATCGTGACCGGACAGGGAGAAAAGAACCGTCAGCCCGGTTTTAGGGATTGCCTTGAGCGTGTACTGATCCGTGTGTCGGGCGACCAGCGGCTGCCGAAAAACCCAGGCTACGAACGGCTCCGGGCCAGCGCAGGAGGCTATGTGAGTTCCTTCTCCTATCGCGACCGGCTGGCGGGAAAAGCCATTCACGACGAACAGGGCACCTACGACCGCCCGCACGACCTGATTTGTCGCTACGATCTCGCGGTTATCAACAATGTGCTTGCTAAACTCGGAAGCCGTCCCTGGCTCGAAAAGCGACCGACGCTTGCCGTCTTCCTCGATGTCCAGCCTAACGGCTCGCCTTACCGTGTTTCTCCTGTCGATCCGCGTGATCTCGCGATGCGGGAGTCTTTTGCGCTTGGCGCCGAACCGATGGCCATGGAGGTTCGCTTTCCGGCGCAGGGCGATATAGACGCCTGGGCGCTAGGTCCCGCCGCTCACGAACTTTCAGAAAGGGCCGAAGCGGTCGGCGCCGATCTGCCGCTGGTGGGCCGGCTCATGTGGAGCGACGCCGATCTGGGCTGGGTAGCAACCTGGCGGCTGAGCGCTGGCGGCATGGAACAGCGCTGGACGGTTCGCGGCGTCAACTTCGATGAGGCCTTCCGCGTGGCCGTGCGCGGGGTCGCCCAAATCCGGTCGGGAAACGGCAGTCCTTGA
- a CDS encoding DNA polymerase Y family protein has product MPRVVSVFLPTLATDRIRRADPRISAETPVVVVSRSGSKRTVAAVDAAAFKAGVRIGMPAAKAQAMISGLHLVDADPIGDALAVERLALWMLRQYTPVVAIDSPDGIVMDTEGADHLRGGEMPMLTGLVNALRGHGLQARGAISDTWGSAHAIARATRREVIIVPVGETAKAVVNLPISSLRLPSDIVSGLTVLGFRAVGELSATPRAPLTLRFGPEVGRRLDQMFGRLAEPIDPIRTAEFVEVSRSFSEPIGAAETIARYIGKLVVELCAALETRGQGVRRADLIIYRVDNTLQSLRAGTAKPVRDIQHLTKLLCSSIEKIDPGFGIEKLSLAATMIEPFEEKQSISSLVEETIVDVTPLLDSFGNRGQRMYRLAPVESDVPERNVGRVSPIAAKLGQAWPTRWPRPSRMLARPERIEVIALTPDHPPASMTWRGKRRRIKRGDGPERVFGEWWVRSSEMEAVRDYYSVEDEDGNRFWVYRSGDGVDPATGTAKWFLHGIYG; this is encoded by the coding sequence ATGCCACGGGTCGTATCAGTCTTTCTCCCCACGCTCGCGACGGACAGGATCAGGCGCGCCGATCCCAGAATTTCGGCTGAAACACCTGTTGTGGTTGTTTCTCGCAGTGGATCAAAACGCACCGTGGCCGCAGTCGACGCTGCGGCCTTCAAGGCCGGCGTCCGCATCGGCATGCCCGCCGCCAAAGCCCAGGCGATGATATCCGGCCTGCATCTGGTCGATGCCGACCCCATCGGTGATGCCTTGGCGGTGGAGCGCCTGGCGCTGTGGATGCTTCGCCAGTATACGCCGGTGGTGGCGATCGACAGTCCCGACGGCATCGTCATGGATACCGAGGGTGCCGACCACCTACGCGGCGGCGAGATGCCGATGCTGACTGGCCTTGTCAACGCTTTAAGAGGCCACGGTCTTCAGGCCCGCGGCGCCATCTCCGACACCTGGGGCAGCGCCCACGCGATTGCCCGTGCCACGCGGCGCGAGGTGATCATCGTGCCAGTTGGTGAGACAGCAAAGGCCGTCGTCAACCTGCCAATTTCCAGCCTTCGCCTGCCTTCCGACATCGTCAGCGGCTTGACCGTGCTCGGGTTCCGAGCCGTCGGCGAACTTTCCGCAACGCCGCGGGCGCCTTTGACACTGCGTTTCGGGCCGGAGGTCGGCCGCAGGCTCGATCAGATGTTTGGACGCCTTGCCGAACCGATCGATCCCATTCGCACCGCCGAATTCGTCGAGGTTTCCCGGTCGTTCTCCGAGCCGATCGGTGCGGCCGAGACCATCGCCAGATATATCGGCAAGCTCGTGGTCGAACTCTGCGCCGCCTTGGAGACGCGCGGGCAGGGCGTTCGTCGCGCCGATCTGATCATCTACCGCGTCGACAACACCTTGCAGTCCCTACGTGCCGGCACGGCCAAGCCGGTGCGCGATATCCAGCATCTGACAAAGCTTCTCTGTTCCAGCATCGAGAAGATCGATCCCGGTTTCGGCATCGAGAAACTGTCCCTCGCTGCTACTATGATCGAACCGTTCGAAGAGAAGCAGTCCATCTCCTCGCTGGTCGAAGAAACCATCGTCGACGTCACACCGCTGCTCGACAGTTTTGGAAATCGCGGCCAGCGCATGTACCGGCTGGCGCCTGTTGAAAGCGACGTTCCCGAGCGCAATGTCGGGCGCGTCTCCCCCATTGCCGCAAAACTGGGTCAGGCTTGGCCCACCCGCTGGCCACGGCCGAGCCGCATGTTGGCGCGCCCGGAACGGATCGAAGTGATTGCGCTCACACCCGACCATCCGCCGGCATCCATGACCTGGCGCGGCAAGCGCCGGCGCATCAAGCGCGGCGATGGGCCGGAACGGGTCTTTGGTGAGTGGTGGGTTCGGTCCTCCGAAATGGAGGCGGTCAGGGACTACTATTCCGTCGAGGATGAGGACGGCAATCGCTTCTGGGTCTATCGCTCCGGCGACGGGGTGGATCCCGCTACCGGAACGGCCAAATGGTTCCTGCATGGGATCTATGGCTGA
- a CDS encoding SDR family NAD(P)-dependent oxidoreductase translates to MINHQKPIRSGFGARTTASEVLGGSDLHGKRAIVTGGHSGLGLETTKALAAAGAEVLVASRDQQAASYAIRDIPGASIGALDLSDLRSVRIFADWILARGQHIDVLINNAGIMACPETRVGPGWEAQFAVNHIGHFALTSLLLPLLEGGARVVSVSSAGHHNSPLRWDDMQFRKAYDKWLAYGQSKTANALFALQLDRLGRERGIRSFSLHPGKIFTPLQRHLTQAEMKGEGWLDDNGVPADLSFKNPTQGAATQVWAATSLQLDGLGGLYCEDCDVALRADEACEPFVGVMSYAVDLDEAERLWALSAGMTGIDAFSDRR, encoded by the coding sequence ATGATCAACCATCAGAAACCTATTAGGTCGGGCTTTGGTGCAAGAACAACCGCGTCAGAGGTGCTCGGCGGCAGTGATTTACATGGCAAACGAGCTATCGTAACGGGGGGGCATTCTGGGCTGGGTTTGGAAACCACCAAGGCGCTCGCAGCTGCTGGCGCTGAGGTACTCGTAGCGTCGCGCGATCAGCAAGCCGCAAGTTATGCTATACGGGACATACCTGGTGCCAGCATTGGCGCTCTTGATTTGTCTGATCTCCGTAGTGTCCGAATCTTCGCTGACTGGATTCTAGCCCGCGGCCAGCACATTGATGTGCTCATCAACAACGCCGGCATTATGGCATGCCCCGAAACCAGGGTTGGCCCTGGTTGGGAAGCTCAGTTCGCGGTTAACCACATTGGTCATTTTGCGTTGACGAGTCTTCTCTTGCCGCTCCTCGAGGGGGGCGCAAGAGTTGTGTCTGTATCTTCCGCAGGTCATCACAATTCACCACTGCGGTGGGACGATATGCAGTTCCGGAAGGCCTATGACAAATGGTTGGCTTATGGACAATCCAAGACCGCCAATGCGCTCTTCGCACTCCAGCTTGATCGCTTGGGTCGCGAACGTGGTATTCGTTCTTTTTCACTTCATCCCGGAAAAATATTCACGCCGCTCCAGCGCCATCTTACTCAAGCAGAGATGAAGGGCGAAGGTTGGCTGGATGACAACGGTGTTCCCGCTGACCTCAGCTTCAAAAACCCTACGCAGGGTGCGGCGACGCAAGTCTGGGCTGCCACCTCACTACAGCTCGATGGGCTCGGTGGGCTTTATTGTGAGGACTGCGATGTGGCGTTGCGCGCTGACGAAGCTTGCGAGCCTTTCGTCGGTGTAATGTCCTATGCAGTCGATTTGGATGAAGCCGAACGGCTATGGGCATTGTCTGCCGGCATGACCGGAATAGATGCGTTCTCTGACCGACGATAA
- a CDS encoding SOS response-associated peptidase — protein MCNLYNVTTTRDAVLKFTKAFRDRAGWNEASFDVYPGYQAPIVRVADDGQREIARATWGMPSPPAYVKNYDPGVTNIRNVNSPHWRRWLGPTSRCVVPFTSFAEPDPASKVEGGRVPNAWFAGNEERPLMFFAGFWTPWKGVRKVRDGEQEYELFGFLTTSPNEIVSPIHQKAMPSILTTPEEVETWLTAPWDEARHLQRPLPGNMLVIVPPQAKPKPDEEGLLL, from the coding sequence ATGTGTAATCTCTACAACGTGACGACCACGCGTGACGCGGTTCTGAAATTTACAAAGGCGTTCCGGGATCGAGCCGGCTGGAATGAAGCCTCCTTCGATGTTTATCCAGGCTATCAGGCACCGATTGTCCGCGTCGCCGATGACGGACAGCGCGAGATTGCCCGGGCGACCTGGGGAATGCCGTCGCCGCCGGCTTATGTCAAAAACTACGATCCGGGCGTCACCAATATCCGCAATGTAAACTCCCCACATTGGCGCCGCTGGCTTGGGCCTACCAGCCGCTGCGTGGTTCCGTTCACGTCTTTTGCCGAGCCTGACCCAGCCAGCAAGGTGGAGGGCGGACGCGTGCCGAACGCTTGGTTCGCCGGCAACGAAGAGCGACCGCTGATGTTTTTCGCGGGCTTCTGGACTCCGTGGAAGGGCGTGCGGAAGGTCAGGGATGGCGAGCAGGAATACGAGCTGTTTGGATTTCTGACGACCTCGCCGAATGAGATTGTCTCTCCCATCCATCAAAAGGCCATGCCCTCCATCCTGACCACGCCTGAGGAAGTGGAGACCTGGCTGACAGCACCGTGGGATGAAGCCCGCCACCTACAGCGTCCGCTCCCGGGCAACATGCTGGTGATCGTTCCGCCACAGGCCAAACCGAAGCCGGACGAGGAAGGTCTGTTGCTTTGA
- a CDS encoding TetR/AcrR family transcriptional regulator: MRADAQRNRTRLIEAAVKLILEVGGEPSRDEVAARAGVGIGTLYRHFPDQQSLLHAVARQVLEESISAGEALIDTASDSIDALRQYMHAALDCGIGVINIIHPRLEKRDWPDLLARANALMTSMVDRAVRDGSLPEDFAVRDIVYALIRFARPLAIGLPLHEERSIAHRHLDFYIDGLCVER, from the coding sequence ATGCGAGCTGACGCGCAAAGAAATCGGACACGGCTCATTGAGGCGGCTGTTAAATTAATACTCGAAGTTGGCGGCGAGCCTTCACGTGACGAGGTCGCGGCGCGCGCCGGCGTCGGAATTGGAACTTTGTACAGGCACTTTCCGGACCAGCAGTCCCTTCTCCATGCCGTGGCTCGTCAGGTTTTGGAAGAGAGCATCAGCGCCGGGGAAGCTCTGATTGACACAGCTTCCGACAGCATCGACGCGCTACGTCAATACATGCACGCCGCTCTTGATTGCGGCATTGGAGTGATAAACATTATTCATCCGCGTCTGGAGAAGCGAGACTGGCCTGACCTTCTTGCCCGTGCAAACGCACTCATGACGTCGATGGTCGACCGTGCCGTACGGGACGGTTCACTTCCCGAAGATTTCGCCGTGCGTGACATCGTGTACGCCTTGATACGCTTTGCTCGGCCCCTAGCAATTGGTTTGCCATTGCACGAAGAGCGATCGATCGCCCACCGCCACCTCGATTTTTACATTGATGGGCTGTGCGTCGAGCGTTAA
- the dinB gene encoding DNA polymerase IV — translation MGSVQPVRKIIHVDMDAFYASVEQRDNPALRGKPLAVGGSAARGVVAAASYEARVFGVHSAMPSVTAKRKCPDLIFVPPRFEVYRQVSQQIREIFAEYTPLIEPLSLDEAYLDVTENLKGMEIATEIALEIRAKIKAVTGLNASAGISYNKFLAKMASDLNKPNGQAVITPKNGPGFVEALPVKKFHGVGPATAERMKRYGIETGLDLKSKSLAFLQQNFGKSGPYFYGIARGVDERRVRPDRIRKSVGAEDTFVEDIDDLKLAKTELRPLAEKVWRYCDAHDITGKTVTVKIKYSDFSQATRSRTVAGSVSDIDMILEIAETLLATVFPFKHPVRLLGITLSSLNTEESEQAPQLALEL, via the coding sequence ATGGGTAGTGTGCAACCCGTGCGCAAAATCATCCATGTGGATATGGACGCATTTTATGCGTCGGTCGAGCAGCGAGACAACCCGGCGCTACGCGGTAAACCATTGGCGGTCGGTGGATCGGCGGCACGCGGCGTTGTGGCCGCCGCAAGCTACGAAGCGCGTGTCTTTGGTGTGCATTCGGCCATGCCGTCGGTCACCGCCAAGCGCAAATGCCCGGATCTGATCTTCGTGCCGCCGCGCTTCGAGGTTTACAGACAGGTCTCGCAGCAGATCCGGGAGATCTTTGCCGAGTACACGCCGTTGATCGAGCCGCTGTCATTGGACGAGGCCTATCTCGATGTCACCGAGAACCTGAAAGGCATGGAGATCGCCACCGAGATTGCACTGGAGATTCGTGCGAAGATCAAGGCAGTCACTGGCCTCAACGCGTCGGCCGGTATCTCCTACAACAAATTCCTGGCCAAGATGGCAAGCGATCTGAACAAGCCGAATGGCCAGGCGGTCATTACTCCAAAGAACGGCCCTGGTTTTGTCGAGGCCCTCCCCGTCAAGAAATTCCATGGCGTGGGGCCGGCCACGGCCGAGCGAATGAAACGGTATGGCATAGAGACCGGGCTTGACCTCAAATCGAAATCCCTTGCCTTCCTGCAGCAGAATTTCGGGAAGTCCGGTCCTTATTTCTACGGCATTGCCCGCGGGGTCGATGAACGCCGGGTGAGACCCGATCGCATTCGAAAGTCTGTTGGCGCCGAGGATACGTTCGTCGAGGATATCGATGATCTCAAGCTGGCGAAAACCGAACTGCGGCCATTGGCCGAGAAAGTCTGGAGGTATTGCGATGCGCACGACATCACGGGGAAGACCGTGACTGTCAAAATCAAATATTCGGATTTCAGTCAGGCGACACGCAGCAGGACTGTGGCGGGATCCGTTTCGGACATCGATATGATCCTGGAGATAGCAGAGACCTTGCTCGCCACAGTGTTCCCGTTCAAACATCCGGTGCGGCTCCTCGGGATCACCCTGTCGTCGCTCAATACCGAAGAGAGTGAGCAGGCACCGCAACTCGCTCTCGAACTCTGA
- the arr gene encoding NAD(+)--rifampin ADP-ribosyltransferase, translating into MNSATPSDPFFHGTRADLKIGDLISVGYASNHGDRTPLSWVYFSQTLEAAIWGAELASGDGRQRIYVVEPTGEFIDDPNLTDKKFPGNPTRSFRSRQPLRIVGEIKQWEGHSPEQLQTMRDGLAALRAAGKDIIID; encoded by the coding sequence ATGAACAGTGCCACCCCTTCGGATCCCTTTTTTCACGGGACGCGGGCCGATCTGAAAATTGGTGACCTGATATCAGTCGGGTACGCATCAAATCATGGAGATCGTACGCCGCTTTCCTGGGTCTACTTCAGTCAAACCCTAGAAGCTGCAATCTGGGGGGCGGAGCTCGCATCGGGTGACGGGAGACAGAGAATCTACGTGGTCGAGCCGACCGGCGAATTCATAGATGATCCGAATCTCACCGACAAAAAATTTCCAGGCAACCCCACTCGGTCGTTTCGCTCACGACAGCCCCTTCGCATCGTGGGAGAAATCAAGCAGTGGGAGGGTCACAGCCCGGAGCAACTGCAAACGATGAGGGATGGTCTGGCGGCGCTGCGAGCAGCAGGGAAGGACATCATCATCGATTGA
- a CDS encoding MmcQ/YjbR family DNA-binding protein, with the protein MIADEFKQLALKLPDAQEGSHMKHPDFRVSGKVFATLGYPDVNWAVVMLTPDEQAKVVGREPDIFKPASGKWGRDGCTQARLEKLDEPMAREVLQKAWERAALRRL; encoded by the coding sequence ATGATTGCGGATGAGTTTAAGCAATTGGCTCTTAAGCTGCCTGATGCGCAAGAGGGGTCTCATATGAAGCATCCTGACTTCCGTGTTTCCGGGAAGGTCTTCGCGACGCTTGGCTACCCTGACGTGAACTGGGCGGTCGTTATGTTGACGCCAGACGAGCAGGCAAAAGTTGTAGGCCGCGAACCTGATATCTTCAAACCTGCCAGCGGTAAATGGGGTCGCGATGGATGTACGCAAGCACGACTCGAAAAGCTTGATGAACCAATGGCTCGGGAGGTGCTTCAGAAGGCATGGGAAAGGGCCGCTCTTAGAAGACTCTAA
- a CDS encoding ATP-binding protein produces MPKSPTLYLTCGLPGSGKTTLAKQLEQSAGAIRLTGDDWLQALFPEMTTDEAENGPLRAKIEKLQWRVALRALELGCNVIVDWGIWSRKERDDLRNAALSVGAKVILCLLDPPLAELWERVSRRNEERPFGAFQMTEADLIRWSHLFERPAADELAQYNMWIGSDSHVIMRKRSKRKISYK; encoded by the coding sequence ATGCCGAAATCACCCACACTTTACCTCACTTGCGGCCTGCCTGGCTCGGGCAAAACAACATTGGCCAAGCAACTCGAGCAAAGCGCAGGCGCAATTCGTCTGACTGGCGACGATTGGCTCCAAGCACTATTCCCGGAAATGACGACAGACGAAGCCGAAAATGGACCACTTCGAGCCAAGATCGAGAAACTTCAATGGCGAGTAGCCCTTCGCGCTCTAGAACTAGGCTGCAATGTCATAGTTGATTGGGGAATTTGGTCACGAAAGGAACGTGATGATCTCCGCAACGCTGCACTCAGTGTTGGAGCAAAGGTCATCCTTTGCCTTCTCGATCCTCCCTTAGCGGAGTTGTGGGAACGGGTATCGCGTCGCAATGAAGAGCGACCTTTCGGCGCGTTTCAAATGACGGAGGCCGACCTGATCAGGTGGTCCCATCTCTTCGAACGTCCCGCAGCTGATGAATTAGCTCAGTATAATATGTGGATAGGAAGTGACAGTCACGTCATTATGAGGAAACGGTCAAAAAGAAAAATTTCATACAAGTAA